The genomic region TAGTCGGCCTAGGATGGCGTTGTAACTTGTAAGAGCTTGGGGCGTCCACAACGATGAAGTCAGTATAAATGGACATAGAAGCATTGCCGCCACTCAAACGAAGTTCAAGTTTGTCAAAACCAAGAGGCTGTGTGATGTCGCCCGAAAAGCTCAAGAGCGGTTTGTGATCAAGAACCAACTTGCGCGCTGGGTGTTCAAGCTATTTGTATGGTGATACGAAGAGAACATTGACTGTTGACCTGTTGTCGATCAATACCCTGCTAATAAGATAGTTGTCGATGAGGGCTGCGATAAGGAATGGCTCGTCGTCAAAGACATCAATCCTGCGGCCATCCTCTTCACAAAATGTAATTGGGGTCCAGCCTTCGCACTGGGCTTTGGCTGGGCGGTCGATGTCGACGCTCCCTACCGTTCACCAGGATGTATGGGATCGAGAGGATGAAGTTCGCTAGGTCCCGCCTTCGATTGTCCCAATGAAGGGATGTGATCAGATCAGGGGTAGGGTAGGACCCAAATCGTCAAGTTCTAGAGGCAAACGATTGTACTCTAGATGTACTGTGCGTTGACGCTTGTGTGATGGGCTGGCCATGAGATGACAAGGAAGAGTAACGTGGCTTTTAGTGTGGGATTAAGGTGATCAAAACGTGGTCTGGTTGTTCGTGATGAAAATCTAGGGTAAGGAAAGAAGGTGTCAAACAAATGTGAATCCGTTTGAGAAGGAATTTGTCCGATTTGGAGATTTGAGAGATTGACCTGCAAGAAAACAACAAGGTTAGAGAGGCGCTCGGAAAAATCCAGGAAAACTTCCACGGATGCTCAAGTCAGCCATTTGCGGACAATTGGGAATGAGAAGTGGATAATGGAGAAGTTAAGTTTCCTTTGGAGTAGGGCGAGATCCTTATTTATAGGCGCGAAGGTGAGAAGTTTGCTCTTATTTAAAGATGTCACCTATCATGGACAGTTGTCCCCGCGCTATCTTAGAAGAGACTTAATGGCGCATGCTTCAGATCGAGTCATACATGTGCGTCCACATGTACGGTCAGGAGACACGGGTTGTTATGCTGTCCCACTAACATGGGTGATAAGAGAGCGCCGCATAACATTTTCTCAATTTTTAATTTCAGTCGCTCTCTATCTCTATCTCTCTTGAATCATTATTGACATTTTCGTCAGGAAAGAAGGCCACATGGGCTTGGGCTTAATGATCATTATTTGTAGGTTGGATGCCGCAGTCCATGTCCACAAGGAACTCGTGCGGCTCAGTCTCATATCAGCCGTTGATTCCATGTCCAATTTATGATTGGTGATGAGGTCCTTGATTCTTAACCATGTATGTTCTCCTCTGTTTCTCCAAACCCACCCATTATCCAACTCACCCTCTCCTTCAAATTCCTTCTCATTTAATTCGTCTTCTTAGATCAAAGGTACTCTTGAAACCCAGTATTCATCTACAATATCAAGCCTTTTCTCATCTCTTAATTTGTTTATTGGATCCAATTAATCTCAGGGATTCATCCTGCCAATTTTATTTTCGTTTAATTTGTATCAACCATCCCATATTCCTTCTTTTAGTTTTGATCTATTTAGCCATTGTTACAACTTGATTTCTAGGGTTCTGAGTTTCTAGGTTTTCTGTTTTGGGTTCTTACATTTACTTTACTTTTCCTAAGCTCTACGATTCGATTTTGAATTGAAGAAAAAAGAGGATTTTGGTTTGTGTAATCTATGGTGTTGGATTAAAGTGTTTTTTTTTGTTCGTTAAATTCAAGTTAGTATCTTCTATCTTTTTATGGCATTTGAATGCCAAGTGAATACTGAGGTTTCTAAGGCTTTAATTGACTCTCTAGACAATCGACGATTAGCTGAATCTAATCACTTTCATTCCCAAATTGAAGCTAAAAATTTTGGTTTTTCAGATTCATATTCTGGAAAACAAAAAGGTGTAATTTCAAAATCCAAACCGGTTTTTAATTCCAAGAAAGCAAATCCGGACTCTTGTAGTCCGAAACAGCTTTTGTCAATCACTGACCTTCCTCCAGCTTTGATATCCGAAATTCTGAATTGCCTTGACCCGAAAGAGCTAGGCATTGTTTCATGTGCATCCACATATCTCTGTAGGCTCGCCTCTGAGCACCATGTTTGGAAGGAGTTCTATTGTGAGAGATGGGGGCTTTCAACGGCTCCAACACCCTTGGGTTCAGGACTTTCTGATGAAAAGTCATGGAAGAAGTATTTTGTCGAAAGGGAGTTTAGGAGTAAGACTTTTATGGGACGGTATAGCATGGAAATTCTGTATGGTCATACTGAACCTGTTCGAGCAGTTTTCCTTTTGTCCTCGGCAAAGCTCATATTTACATCAGGGTATGACCAAACCGTAAAAATGTGGAACATGGAAGAAGGGTTGTTGATTGCTTCTTCAAGGGGTCTTGGTTGCACTATCCGTGCAGTTGCTGCAGATACAAAGCTGTTGGTTGCTGGTGGCACTGATGGTTTTATTCACTGTTGGAAGGCAGTGGACGGCAGTCCACACTTGTTTGATATCAGGGGTCCTCAAAACCAGAACACTGAGTTTCGTCTGTGGGAGCACCAGGGTCCCATAACATCTCTTGCGTTGGATGTTTCAAGGATTTATAGTGGTTCATGGGATATGACTGTTCGTGTATGGGATCGACTTTCGCTGAAGTGTGTTAAGGTCTTGAGACATAGTGATTGGGTTGGGGAACTTGTACCTCATGATACTACAGTTGCTAGCGCAGCTGGTGCGGATGTATATGTTTGGGATATTGTTAGTGGGAATCTGATGACTATTATTCATAATGCTCATGTGGGTAAAACTTGCTCCTTGGCCAGAAACCACAAAGGGGATTTTCTTTTTACTGGAGGGGAAGATGGTGCAATTCGCATGTATGAAATTCTGAATCAGGGGCTTGAGACTAATCAACATTTGGTTGCAACATGGATCCCTCACACAGGTCCTGTGCAGTCCCTTGCGTTTGAGTTTCCATGGCTTGTTTCTGTTTCTGGTGATGGGAAGCTATCACTAATTGATGTGAGAAAGCTTTTAAAAACCAGAAGGTGTCCATCAGGAATAAGTGATTCACGTGTTAAGCATGAAGCCCGGAGTAGTGTAGAACCCCCACAGAGAATGCTACATGGATTTGCAAAGAATCTCCTCTCAGTTGACATTGGTGCTGATCGTATTGTATGTGGCGGTGAGGAAGGTGTTGTTAGGATCTGGAACTTCACACAAGCTCTGGAGATTGAGCGAAAGGCTCATGCTTTAAGAGGAATACGATTAGAGAATAGGATGAGGCGGCGTAAGCTCCATGCAGAGAATAGCAGTAAAGTTGGTCGCACTGATCAATGCTCAGTTGCAGCCAAGAAGAATCCAGTCACCGGTGAAAGGAGTGGTTGGCACAGTAAACGTGGGGCGAGTGGCAAGCTGAAAGCCTAGTAAGCAGATTAATGTTTGACGTAAGCTTTGAAGTAGTACTACCTTTCTACTCGAGATGATTATGTGATTTTGTACAACTTATGGCTTTAGCAGGTTAGCTAACTAACTGAACTTTTCTCTTTCTGTTTCTGGATTTATGGTTTTCTCTGGCCATCTCATTCATTGACTTTTTGTTCAAACCAAAGAATTGAAAGTATTTTGGTTTCTTGCTTTTTAAAGATCTTCTATTGATACAG from Fragaria vesca subsp. vesca linkage group LG3, FraVesHawaii_1.0, whole genome shotgun sequence harbors:
- the LOC101296476 gene encoding F-box/WD-40 repeat-containing protein At5g21040-like codes for the protein MAFECQVNTEVSKALIDSLDNRRLAESNHFHSQIEAKNFGFSDSYSGKQKGVISKSKPVFNSKKANPDSCSPKQLLSITDLPPALISEILNCLDPKELGIVSCASTYLCRLASEHHVWKEFYCERWGLSTAPTPLGSGLSDEKSWKKYFVEREFRSKTFMGRYSMEILYGHTEPVRAVFLLSSAKLIFTSGYDQTVKMWNMEEGLLIASSRGLGCTIRAVAADTKLLVAGGTDGFIHCWKAVDGSPHLFDIRGPQNQNTEFRLWEHQGPITSLALDVSRIYSGSWDMTVRVWDRLSLKCVKVLRHSDWVGELVPHDTTVASAAGADVYVWDIVSGNLMTIIHNAHVGKTCSLARNHKGDFLFTGGEDGAIRMYEILNQGLETNQHLVATWIPHTGPVQSLAFEFPWLVSVSGDGKLSLIDVRKLLKTRRCPSGISDSRVKHEARSSVEPPQRMLHGFAKNLLSVDIGADRIVCGGEEGVVRIWNFTQALEIERKAHALRGIRLENRMRRRKLHAENSSKVGRTDQCSVAAKKNPVTGERSGWHSKRGASGKLKA